A part of Acropora palmata chromosome 6, jaAcrPala1.3, whole genome shotgun sequence genomic DNA contains:
- the LOC141883703 gene encoding leucine-rich repeat-containing protein 34-like isoform X3, giving the protein MYRRRLIDEDASILYKTLKTNTFIIGMDLGYNIIGDEGATVLGQLLQETVCLRWLVLSYNDIGPVGGQAIAKGLQVNETLNKLRLNGNKIKNKAGLELAGALQVNTMLEELDLGQTDMEIESVIAMATILNYNNTLKSVNLDRPILFTRQEETTVHMAKMLKVNVRLCEIHLAHFDMRDFGAERLKENLFDNLTLTRLDLRSNNITRDGAKQLAILLKRSTPLELLNLAFNRIEDDGAIALAEALASYNTNLTSLVICSNNIASEGLCAIARAMRSNGSLHSVYIWGNKLEEPACRAFQDLLNGPVPRLNPRNTDVEPYVVDGVVYLARLSSPF; this is encoded by the exons GATGCTTCAATCTTGTACAAGACACTAAAAACCAATACATTTATCATTGGGATGGACCTTGGTTATAATATCATTGGAGATGAAGGTGCCACTGTTTTAGGTCAGCTTCTTCAG GAGACAGTTTGTCTTCGCTGGTTGGTGCTAAGCTATAATGATATTGGACCTGTTGGTGGCCAGGCAATCGCAAAAGGATTACAG GTTAATGAAACCCTGAACAAGCTGAGATTGAATGGAAACAAGATCAAGAACAAAGCAGGTCTAGAACTAGCGGGAGCTCTCCAAGTGAACACCATGCTAGAGGAACTTGACTTGGGTCAAACAGATATG GAGATAGAAAGCGTGATTGCGATGGCCACAATTCTAAACTACAATAACACATTGAAATCCGTTAATTTAGACAGACCAATACTGTTCACTCGTCAG GAGGAGACTACAGTTCATATGgcaaaaatgttaaaagtAAATGTACGCCTGTGTGAAATCCATCTTGCACACTTTGACATGAGAGACTTCGGCGCGGAAAGATTGAAGGAGAATCTATTCGATAACCTTACGCTAACTCGTCTAGATTTGAGAAG CAACAATATTACAAGAGACGGGGCAAAACAGTTGGCGATTTTGTTAAAGAGAAGTACACCACTTGAGCTATTGAACCTGGCATTCAATAGAATAGAAGATGATGGGGCTATCGCGCTGGCCGAAGCTTTAGCTTCTTATAATACAAACCTTACTTC ATTGGTTATATGCAGTAACAACATAGCCAGTGAAGGTCTTTGTGCAATTGCCAGAGCGATGCGATCCAACGGCTCACTGCATTCCGTTTATATCTGGGGAAATAAACTTGAAGAACCAGCATGCCGT GCGTTCCAAGACCTGTTAAATGGTCCTGTTCCACGGCTCAATCCAAGGAATACAGATGTTGAACCTTACGTTGTTGATGGCGTCGTGTATTTGGCAAGACTTTCAAGCCCATTTTAA